In Glycine max cultivar Williams 82 chromosome 15, Glycine_max_v4.0, whole genome shotgun sequence, the DNA window GTATGGGTATATAGGCATCCAGCAAGTAAGCATGGGGATTAAAGTTATCCATGCTGGTATGAAACCGggtataaacttttttttaaacgtATGGAAACAGGTCCTATAAAATCCTACTCGTTTTCATCCCTATAtacccataaaaaaaatataaaaaaaaagtggacgTGGAGTGATTTCCCCGCTACATAAAAGATCATCATTTATTCCATTCCTTACAAGATTCTAATATAAGCATCATAAAATTACACTAACATCTCCTGTCTATCTATTTCTACACTAATTccttagttatttaaaaaaaaaaaccttacatCGATCATACTCCCCTAAAAAAAGGTTAGTCTAAACCTTAAAAAACAACAGagatttgtataatttattcaAGATAATATAATCAAACCTGGTTTTAACAAAATGTGAAATCACTCAGAGAGGTGAAATCCTTTCATTATGGGATGAAGCAAGGTTCAATCATGCTGAGAAAGATATTCATATTTAGTGTTCAATCATGTTTCCAACaaaactgattttgaaaaaagatACCTATAGGGAAATTTTTACTAGATTGAaagtcaaatttaaattttggccATTAATGGTGAAATATTGGATGAATTTAGACATTATACTTTAGGTTCTGTACCATGCTACGTATATATGATGTAGAATCACCACGAATTGATATACAACATCTGGTCAGGAGATATTCACTTTTCATAAAAATCTGTCCATGGCATCCTAGAGCACTTCTAGCTTTGAATTTGGGATTAAGGAAACTTCTGGAATTATTTACACGAAATTTATACTGGAGCATATAACTAAGTtctcattaaattaaaataagtgtttaattaaattgttgGCCTAAATACCATTCACAAACTGTTGCAAGTACTGTAGTCTGTAGGGAGAGATCATAAGAAACCACAAGAACAATGAATCAAACTCAAAATTGctaatacaaaacaaaatcctTAGGGGgggaaaattatcactaattTGATGTTGGTTAATTGTACCTGCAGGCTTTCATGGATGCATGGAGAGCAACATGCAAGTCCAATGTGCAAGCCAGGCTTCTGATCCCTCAGGGAAGATTCGTGGTTTCAACAATGTTTTTTGCAGGGCCATGTTTGACTCCAGGGCCCATAACAATCCAAGTTGTAGGCACTGTTGTGGCCACAACAGATATCAGTGAGTATGTGAATGGTGAATGGCTCATGTTTGAGGACCTGGATGGTGTAAAGCTTATTGGTGGTGGTACTTTTGATGGCATGGGTAAGGAATCATGGGCAACAACTGAGAACTGTGAAGCAGACCAAACCGACACTTGCGTCAGAAACCCTAGTGTAAGTCAATATCTATTTAACTTATGAACACAAACATTCTTTGATACTCTCTTTCTAATACATTCTCTCTCTTATATCCGTTGAAATTCATGTGAATCCCACCAGTTTGAAAATGAGATCCACTAAATGAGAAATGAGATCTACATGTTCCATTGAActaacataaattttaatgaaatcaaatgtttttagtctttcaaaacatttcaaaatgtCATCTTgtcattataaaaatttaatgtgtttAGTCCCtacattttaacagaaacacctACTTTTAGTCCTGATGAAAAACTATAACCTCGTAACTTTCGTTAAATGTAGACAAAAAGACatactattaaatttttatagaaattaaaaacaaatttcgAAATAATTTTGAGGACAATAGAGAAAGTGTCAAAAAGCGAACCTTAGAGGGTGTGTTTTAtcttaatttgattttgaactGCAGCATTAATCAACAACATGTGGATACGGTTTAGCACTATGTGATTGTGAACTTTGAATGTTTGGTAATGCAGAGTATTTATTTCCACAAAGTCAGGAATGGAATTATACAGAACATCAAATCCGTAAACCCCAAaggctttcatttttttgtcaCTAACTGTGCTAACATCAGACTCCGATTACTTAAGCTCACTGCACCAGCTACCAGCCCCAACACCGATGGAATTCATATTAGCAACTCCATCGATGttaaattatctaaaaataCCATTGAAACTGGAGATGATTGTGTTTCCATGATTCAAGGAGTCAACAATATTACTATCAACAAACTGAAATGTGGCCCTGGACACGGTATTAGGTAATGCTAAATTCCTGGCTATATTGAttcacaaatgataaaaaagattattttccaCTCCATTAGTCCATATTTGTCAATGCATTAAAATCAGAATGTCCACTACTGGATCATATATAGTTCAATAgttctaattaatttaattttttataaaaattgagtgatccataaaaacataattatgggTTTTGATCCCGACTTAAATGAAAGATAAGTAAATAAACAGTTAGTTAGATTTGtagtggtatatatatatataacacaagaACGGGATGGTTATTTTAAGACTACGATTTGCTGTGTTCCTTTTTTTCCTTACTCTTAAATGTGCATTGACAGTATTGGAAGTCTTGGAAAGTATGCGGATGAGCAAGAAGTGAAAGACATTCGCGTCAAGAACTGCACGATGGTTGGCACAACCAATGGCCTCAGAATCAAGACATGGCCAGATAAGTATCCAGGTTCAGCATCAGCTATCACCTTCAGTGACATTGTCatggaaaatgttaaaaatccTATCATCATTGACCAAGAGTATGATTGCGAACCAGCAAACTGCCAAAAGAAGGTTtacttcatttctttctctctttttaatcCAGCAAAAATTGTACTATACTGAAGTTATCACACACAATAACCCTGCTAATAAGACCATTCATTTATTTCCATGCAGCCTTCACTTGTAAAGATAAAAGATGTTGTTTTTTCAAACATAAGGGGAACCACAATTTCACCAATTGCAGTGGATTTAAGGTGTAGCAAGCAGTTCCCATGCCAAGATGTTAAACTTAAGAACATAAACCTGAACCTTGGACCCAAGCCGTCGGGTTCCAGATGTACCAATATTAAACCAGTCTATGGGGGTGTTCAAAGACCAGCAGCTTGCCTATAAGTACTTGAAATTTCAAGCATTTTGCAGCTCTGGCAATAAAGAGGGAAGGGAAAGTAATGTTTTGGACAATCAAACCAAATGAGGAAAACATGTAGCATATATATACAGGAGTAGGGGGAAAGGTTTTCAACAATTTGAACCAATTGAATCAACTTCCATGCCTAGTTTTCTGAATATAGAAAAACCAGAAATTGTATATAAAATAAGTGAATTAAGTACTTTTTCTAGCCTTATGTAGTATGTACTCAAAGTGTAAATATAAACATTTCCCTTTATACCAGCCATTCAACTGCCGCCAGATCTTCTTAGAGTGAATCTAGAGAGGTTGTGTGTTGTTTCAAACAGTTGGGTCAGGAACTCATGTATATTAACTGGCTGAGAGGAGTAAATTTCAGAGTATGTCATTCttggttattaattttatcacaaaATACCAGAGAATGAAAACTTCATGTTGTAACTTGCTGCTAATGTTTACCAATTCTAATTATGAAGTagtttttcatttcaattcttTTGTGTTATAAAGTATGAAGCAAAAGATGACAATGATCAACCAAGttacaactttttcttttttcaaagtgGTTACATTAGAGCATTCGTTATTACTATTGATGTATCCAGCAGACCAAAAGAAAACTATTGATGTatccaatatttttttgtgtgtgtgtggtatTAGACCTTGCTAGGGGCATAGGAGAGGCTCACTACTAGAGTGGTGCTTAAGGGGTCTCACTTGCTGTCCAAGaagggagaaagaaaataataagtgtGTATTTGGtttagaggaagaaaatagagaaaatagaaatagaatagaaatttttgaattaaaatagagtGTAAAAAGTATAaggtcaaaaaaaaaatacaccctAAAGCCATATTCCATTAAGGGGTGTTAAATCCCTGACCGAGACTTTTCAGCAAAAAGTCCCAACCCAGAGTATTGTTCATGGGACAGGATCTTATATGTTTTATCCAATCAATCAAATATTGCAAAATATGGGCTCACATTCCTTAGGTAAGGAATTCgatttaaattttgtagatgaaaaaattataattgagaAGAAAGATCCAACTAATAGTAATTAATC includes these proteins:
- the LOC106796220 gene encoding exopolygalacturonase, whose translation is MAATKRIGVLIMFFALAYYVDAISRTKPVASPDIYKGRNVAKDKIAPGEKIVNVLSFGAKPDGKFDCTQAFMDAWRATCKSNVQARLLIPQGRFVVSTMFFAGPCLTPGPITIQVVGTVVATTDISEYVNGEWLMFEDLDGVKLIGGGTFDGMGKESWATTENCEADQTDTCVRNPSSIYFHKVRNGIIQNIKSVNPKGFHFFVTNCANIRLRLLKLTAPATSPNTDGIHISNSIDVKLSKNTIETGDDCVSMIQGVNNITINKLKCGPGHGISIGSLGKYADEQEVKDIRVKNCTMVGTTNGLRIKTWPDKYPGSASAITFSDIVMENVKNPIIIDQEYDCEPANCQKKPSLVKIKDVVFSNIRGTTISPIAVDLRCSKQFPCQDVKLKNINLNLGPKPSGSRCTNIKPVYGGVQRPAACL